A genomic window from Parvularcula sp. LCG005 includes:
- a CDS encoding methyl-accepting chemotaxis protein, with amino-acid sequence MHIQIGYSTMSFINRFSLPKVIAVISGLLVLLSVLAVAAGFSFVIKKEIVDNVRDKQEANLRVAAAIIEREIDGVDVHYDAQGRIDRLTFENVPEGVEDHSMIDAIGKITGETVTIFKWDEETQDFWRQTTNIIKDNGERAVGTELGKGGRVYPVIRRGEIFRGEATILGVDYFTVYEPIFDTVGNISGILYVGVRKNEIVAVTSEITRVVAIIGLGVLVLSLAAMTLFAHVMLKPISVLTGLTDRVTAKAAGEIDVPYDHYGNEVGQLSKAIQSLQSGRIGREEAEARAHSAAIEAEEARKAQDEARRLQDMAAREQAERQLQADQEKEAERLRQAELVADERLARQREQERVTESLAAALGRLAKGDLGTKITEEFPGGYDVLRRDYNRTLDALSNLIETIEAGSTNILSSSSEISSASGDLAKRTESAASALQQAAVAVGHLAESAADTDRSASATKESVGKIHNEMLQSQEIMRKAIGSMHHISKSSDDISRIISVIDDIAFQTNLLALNAGVEAARAGEAGRGFAVVASEVRALAQRAGDAAREIGGLIKQSSHSVAEGVSQVHKTGAALDVAIGLVAEIMENTDNLARTAAEQSSSIREINATTRQLDQMTQQNAAVFEETNAASMGLAHEAKSLVAAVASFSKTKGSEQQRQNLVA; translated from the coding sequence GTGCACATCCAGATAGGCTATTCGACCATGTCTTTCATCAATCGGTTCAGTTTGCCGAAGGTCATCGCTGTTATCAGCGGTCTTCTCGTTCTGCTTAGCGTGCTTGCTGTTGCTGCCGGCTTTTCGTTCGTCATCAAGAAAGAGATCGTGGACAATGTGCGCGACAAACAGGAGGCCAATCTCCGCGTCGCTGCAGCGATCATCGAGCGCGAAATTGACGGCGTCGACGTTCACTATGACGCGCAGGGCAGAATTGACCGGCTGACCTTTGAGAACGTCCCTGAAGGAGTTGAGGACCATTCGATGATCGATGCCATCGGCAAGATCACGGGTGAGACTGTCACGATTTTCAAATGGGACGAAGAGACCCAGGATTTCTGGCGTCAGACCACCAACATTATCAAAGATAACGGCGAGCGTGCAGTCGGGACGGAGCTTGGCAAGGGCGGGCGCGTCTATCCCGTGATCCGCCGAGGTGAGATCTTCCGCGGAGAGGCCACTATTCTCGGCGTTGACTACTTCACCGTCTACGAACCGATTTTTGATACCGTAGGCAATATATCCGGCATTCTGTATGTAGGTGTACGGAAGAACGAGATCGTTGCTGTCACTTCAGAAATCACGCGGGTCGTTGCGATTATCGGCCTCGGCGTGCTGGTTCTGTCGCTGGCCGCGATGACGCTTTTTGCGCATGTGATGCTCAAGCCCATCTCTGTCCTGACGGGGCTGACCGATCGCGTCACTGCAAAAGCCGCCGGCGAGATCGACGTCCCTTACGATCACTACGGCAATGAGGTCGGGCAGCTGTCCAAAGCCATTCAGTCTTTGCAAAGCGGTCGAATTGGTCGTGAAGAGGCAGAAGCCCGTGCACACAGCGCCGCGATCGAAGCGGAAGAAGCTCGCAAGGCGCAGGATGAGGCGCGCCGTCTTCAGGATATGGCTGCCCGCGAGCAGGCCGAGCGTCAACTGCAGGCCGATCAGGAGAAAGAGGCAGAGCGCCTTCGCCAGGCCGAACTGGTGGCGGACGAACGCCTTGCCCGTCAACGCGAGCAGGAGCGTGTGACGGAAAGCCTGGCGGCTGCGCTTGGGCGTCTCGCCAAAGGCGATCTGGGCACAAAGATCACCGAGGAATTCCCCGGCGGCTATGATGTTCTGCGTCGTGATTATAACCGGACGCTGGATGCACTGTCCAATCTGATCGAAACCATCGAAGCGGGTTCGACCAACATCCTGTCATCGTCTTCGGAAATTTCCTCAGCCTCTGGCGATCTGGCCAAACGGACTGAAAGTGCCGCATCGGCCCTGCAGCAGGCGGCAGTGGCGGTGGGTCACTTGGCTGAAAGTGCGGCGGATACGGACAGAAGTGCGTCCGCAACGAAGGAATCCGTGGGCAAGATTCATAATGAGATGCTGCAGTCGCAGGAGATCATGCGCAAGGCCATCGGCTCGATGCATCACATTTCCAAATCGTCTGACGACATTTCCCGGATCATCAGCGTGATCGACGACATCGCGTTCCAGACTAATCTGCTGGCGTTGAACGCCGGTGTTGAGGCTGCCCGCGCGGGTGAAGCGGGTCGTGGCTTTGCTGTCGTGGCATCTGAGGTCCGCGCCTTGGCGCAGCGGGCAGGTGATGCTGCGCGAGAAATTGGGGGCCTGATCAAACAGAGCAGTCATAGTGTCGCCGAGGGCGTGTCCCAAGTCCACAAGACGGGCGCCGCGCTCGACGTGGCAATCGGCCTTGTGGCTGAGATTATGGAAAACACGGATAATCTCGCCCGGACGGCCGCCGAGCAATCGTCGAGCATTCGGGAAATCAATGCCACGACGCGGCAGCTTGATCAGATGACCCAGCAGAACGCGGCTGTTTTCGAAGAGACCAATGCCGCCTCCATGGGTCTTGCCCATGAGGCGAAGAGCCTTGTCGCGGCGGTTGCCAGTTTTTCCAAGACCAAGGGCAGTGAACAGCAGCGTCAAAATCTCGTGGCCTGA
- a CDS encoding UDP-N-acetylglucosamine 4,6-dehydratase family protein, whose protein sequence is MSGNNRQFPFFRRRRTDRVTARLAPSDLTALELDSTQLLAREPRNTDLKQAEKLITGKRVMITGAGGTIGSELVRQVAQFDPELLILIDNSEFNLYEIDMELKRTRPGLNVVSMLVDVCRLEHLNPVFENAAPHFVLHAAAYKHVPIVERNPCAAALTNVLGAKNVFDAAVRTGCEAVVFISSDKAVNPTSFMGATKRIAELYAQSLDIAQTGTRFVTVRFGNVLGSTGSVAPLFQRQIAQGGPITVTHPDVQRYFMTTREAVQLVIQAASLSDENGRVMTHDGRIFVLDMGEPVRIVTLAERMIEAAGLTPNEDIKIVYTGLRPGEKLFEEIFHDLEKLVRTGVDGILLASPSMIDLPLLKPRLEDVVQYALSCQRNELEEAVHHLVPEFRPDPQSAQPDAIASLGVRRKSGKPIQNDR, encoded by the coding sequence GTGAGCGGGAACAACAGACAATTTCCGTTTTTTCGTCGGCGGCGGACAGATCGGGTCACGGCGCGTCTTGCGCCCAGTGACCTGACCGCGCTGGAACTCGACAGTACGCAATTGCTGGCACGTGAGCCGCGCAATACCGATCTGAAGCAGGCGGAAAAACTGATTACCGGCAAGCGCGTGATGATCACCGGCGCGGGCGGAACCATTGGTTCTGAGCTCGTGCGCCAGGTGGCGCAGTTTGATCCAGAGCTCCTGATCCTGATCGATAACTCCGAGTTCAACCTCTACGAAATCGACATGGAGCTGAAGCGCACACGCCCCGGCCTGAATGTCGTTTCCATGCTGGTCGATGTCTGCCGACTTGAGCACCTCAACCCCGTTTTTGAAAATGCGGCGCCGCATTTCGTGCTGCATGCAGCAGCCTACAAGCATGTGCCAATTGTCGAGCGAAATCCGTGCGCGGCGGCCCTGACCAACGTCCTTGGCGCCAAAAACGTCTTCGACGCGGCGGTCCGGACAGGATGTGAGGCAGTCGTCTTCATTTCGTCTGACAAAGCGGTCAATCCGACAAGCTTCATGGGCGCAACCAAGCGTATTGCGGAGCTTTACGCCCAGTCCCTGGACATCGCCCAGACCGGCACGCGTTTTGTGACTGTGCGTTTTGGCAACGTGCTGGGATCCACCGGATCCGTCGCCCCGCTGTTCCAGCGCCAGATTGCCCAAGGCGGTCCTATCACGGTGACCCACCCCGACGTTCAGCGCTATTTCATGACCACCCGCGAAGCGGTTCAGTTGGTCATTCAGGCGGCATCGCTGAGCGACGAGAATGGCCGCGTGATGACCCATGACGGGCGCATTTTTGTGCTCGATATGGGCGAACCGGTTCGAATCGTCACGCTGGCCGAACGGATGATCGAGGCTGCGGGCCTGACCCCGAACGAGGACATTAAAATAGTTTATACCGGCCTGCGGCCCGGCGAAAAACTGTTCGAGGAAATTTTCCATGACCTTGAGAAGCTCGTCCGCACTGGCGTTGACGGAATCCTTCTGGCGTCGCCGAGCATGATCGACCTTCCATTGCTCAAACCACGACTAGAAGATGTCGTGCAGTATGCTCTTAGCTGCCAAAGAAACGAGCTGGAGGAAGCAGTGCACCATCTGGTGCCGGAATTCCGCCCCGACCCGCAGTCGGCACAGCCCGACGCGATCGCCTCTCTGGGCGTTCGTCGCAAGAGCGGAAAGCCGATCCAGAACGACCGCTGA
- a CDS encoding DUF6980 family protein, protein MDAWECADTLIVRDDKGGYGLPIRNGGRAYAPIHHCPWCGTKLTDR, encoded by the coding sequence ATGGACGCGTGGGAGTGCGCAGACACGCTGATCGTTCGTGATGACAAGGGTGGGTACGGACTGCCCATTCGCAATGGCGGGCGCGCCTATGCGCCCATCCATCATTGCCCATGGTGCGGGACGAAGCTAACCGACCGCTAG
- the rpe gene encoding ribulose-phosphate 3-epimerase, which produces MLPQIAPSILAADYARFADEVRAVDEAGADMIHVDVMDGHFVPNITFGAGLVKALRPHTKKPLDVHLMISPVDAFIEDFVKAGADILTIHPEAGPHLHRSLQTIAALGIKAGIALNPATPLSVIEPVIEMIDNIMLMTVNPGFGGQSFIEGQLPRIAAVSQMIEQSGRKITLEVDGGIAADTAPKVIAAGANVLVAGTAVFRGGPTAYQANIEALRQAGLKAV; this is translated from the coding sequence ATGCTTCCACAAATTGCTCCCTCTATCCTTGCCGCTGACTACGCCCGCTTTGCCGATGAAGTTCGGGCCGTGGATGAAGCCGGGGCCGACATGATCCATGTCGATGTGATGGACGGACATTTTGTGCCGAATATCACGTTTGGCGCTGGCCTCGTCAAAGCGCTGCGCCCGCACACCAAGAAGCCGCTCGACGTGCATCTGATGATCTCGCCCGTGGATGCCTTTATCGAAGACTTCGTCAAAGCTGGCGCTGATATCCTGACCATTCACCCGGAAGCAGGTCCGCATCTTCACCGCAGCCTGCAGACCATTGCGGCGCTCGGGATCAAGGCGGGCATCGCCCTCAATCCGGCGACACCCCTTTCCGTGATCGAGCCTGTGATCGAGATGATCGACAACATCATGCTGATGACCGTGAACCCCGGTTTTGGTGGGCAGTCATTCATTGAAGGCCAGCTGCCGCGGATCGCCGCCGTGAGCCAGATGATCGAGCAGTCGGGCCGCAAAATCACGCTGGAAGTGGATGGCGGTATCGCCGCCGACACCGCCCCCAAGGTGATTGCCGCCGGGGCCAACGTTCTGGTCGCAGGCACGGCGGTCTTTCGCGGCGGACCAACAGCCTATCAAGCGAATATCGAGGCCCTTCGCCAGGCTGGCCTCAAGGCGGTTTGA
- a CDS encoding Glu/Leu/Phe/Val dehydrogenase, which yields MNNPDHVRELTFRDSVNVMFDRAAAHLDISDGLKHKIKVCNSVYTVRFGVKLRGSIHTFVGYRGVHSEHMEPVKGGIRYALSVDQDEIEALAALMTYKCALVRVPFGGSKGGLMIDPKEWEEDELERITRRFTYELAKRDLIHPSQNVPAPDMGTGEREMAWMADAYKRMHPTDIDAMACVTGKPLHVGGIAGRVEATGRGVQYALQSYFEYPEDVAKLGLDGTLEGKRVVVQGLGNVGYHAAKFLSEEDGALITAVVERDGAIVKDDGLDIEDLKHFISHNGGVRGYGHGKFYEDGNAVLEKECDILIPAAIEGSIHGGNAADIKAKLIIEAANGPITANADTILRDKGVVIIPDMYANAGGVTVSYFEWVKNLTHIRFGRLQRREEEKRSLLLMNELETALGTKLSPAFKARFAQGAGEIDLVRSGLDDTMRDAYGRMRKMMNDNPKIVDLRTAAYVCALTDIARSYQSLGL from the coding sequence ATGAATAACCCCGATCATGTCCGCGAACTGACGTTCCGCGACAGTGTCAATGTGATGTTTGATCGGGCCGCGGCCCATCTCGACATCTCTGATGGTCTGAAACACAAAATCAAGGTCTGTAACTCGGTCTATACGGTCCGGTTCGGCGTCAAGCTGCGCGGCAGCATCCACACCTTCGTGGGCTATCGCGGTGTTCATTCCGAGCACATGGAGCCGGTCAAAGGCGGGATCCGCTATGCGCTCTCCGTCGACCAGGACGAGATCGAGGCACTCGCGGCCCTGATGACCTATAAATGTGCGCTCGTCCGCGTCCCGTTTGGCGGCTCCAAGGGCGGCCTGATGATCGACCCCAAAGAGTGGGAAGAAGACGAGCTTGAGCGCATCACTCGCCGGTTTACCTATGAGCTGGCTAAGCGCGACCTGATCCACCCCTCCCAGAACGTTCCGGCCCCCGACATGGGCACCGGCGAGCGGGAAATGGCGTGGATGGCTGATGCCTATAAGCGCATGCACCCCACGGATATCGATGCCATGGCCTGCGTTACCGGTAAGCCATTGCATGTCGGCGGTATTGCCGGGCGGGTCGAAGCGACCGGCCGCGGCGTTCAGTATGCGCTGCAATCCTACTTCGAATACCCGGAAGACGTGGCCAAACTGGGTCTTGACGGCACACTCGAGGGTAAGCGCGTCGTCGTTCAGGGCCTTGGCAATGTGGGCTACCACGCCGCCAAGTTCCTGTCTGAGGAAGACGGTGCACTGATCACTGCGGTGGTTGAGCGCGATGGTGCCATCGTCAAGGACGATGGGCTTGATATTGAAGACCTCAAGCACTTCATCTCTCATAATGGCGGCGTGCGCGGTTATGGGCATGGCAAGTTCTACGAGGACGGCAACGCCGTGCTCGAAAAGGAATGCGATATCCTGATCCCTGCGGCGATTGAAGGATCGATCCACGGTGGCAACGCGGCGGACATCAAGGCCAAGCTGATCATTGAGGCCGCAAACGGTCCGATCACGGCCAATGCGGACACCATCCTTCGCGACAAGGGCGTCGTCATCATCCCCGACATGTACGCGAATGCTGGCGGTGTGACTGTTTCCTATTTCGAGTGGGTGAAGAACCTGACCCATATCCGGTTCGGCCGTCTGCAGCGCCGGGAAGAAGAGAAGCGCAGCCTTCTCCTCATGAACGAGCTGGAAACCGCCCTCGGCACCAAACTGTCGCCTGCGTTCAAGGCCCGGTTTGCTCAGGGCGCTGGCGAAATTGACCTCGTGCGCTCGGGTCTGGACGACACCATGCGCGATGCTTATGGCCGCATGCGGAAAATGATGAACGACAATCCAAAAATCGTTGACCTTCGGACAGCGGCATATGTCTGTGCCCTGACGGACATCGCCCGCTCTTATCAGAGCCTCGGCCTCTAA
- a CDS encoding aldo/keto reductase yields MAQLERRRLGRTDLTVSSLCLGTMMYGDQMDEKGAFNQMDRCFDRGIDFFDTAEMYTIPPKPKTQGDSERIVGRWMKERGCRDRVVLASKIVGRSSMTHVRGGQTPRVTPEQIETAVHGSLDRLQTDYIDLYQIHWPDRHVPIFGQDLKGYSVHDNDDAVSFAEQLSALAKFVKEGQIRHVGLSNETPWGVMQFIKAADELGLPRMVSIQNAYSLMNRTFEYGLAEIAMEEHVGLLAYSPLAQGVLSGKYLGGKKPAGSRGEMFGRLGRYETPSAEPALRAYLELAQELNVDPVILAMQFVTSRPWVTSNIFGASNDDQLDTIFASLDFEYTDDIHAKVNEIHARYPNPCP; encoded by the coding sequence ATGGCTCAACTCGAACGTCGTCGCCTTGGTCGGACGGATCTGACCGTTTCAAGCCTCTGTCTGGGCACAATGATGTATGGCGATCAGATGGATGAGAAGGGCGCCTTCAACCAGATGGACCGCTGCTTTGACCGCGGGATAGACTTCTTTGATACCGCCGAAATGTACACGATCCCGCCGAAGCCCAAGACGCAAGGCGACAGCGAACGGATTGTCGGGCGGTGGATGAAGGAGCGGGGGTGCCGGGATCGCGTCGTGCTGGCATCGAAGATTGTCGGTCGGTCGAGCATGACCCATGTCCGCGGTGGCCAGACGCCGCGCGTCACCCCGGAACAGATCGAAACGGCTGTCCATGGCAGTCTTGACCGTCTTCAGACGGATTACATTGATCTCTACCAGATTCACTGGCCGGACCGGCATGTCCCCATTTTTGGCCAAGACCTGAAAGGCTATAGCGTTCACGACAATGACGACGCTGTGTCATTTGCAGAGCAGCTTTCCGCCCTCGCGAAATTCGTCAAAGAGGGACAAATCCGTCATGTGGGGCTGTCGAACGAAACGCCCTGGGGGGTGATGCAGTTCATCAAGGCGGCGGATGAGTTGGGATTGCCGCGCATGGTGTCGATCCAGAATGCCTATAGTCTCATGAACAGAACGTTCGAGTACGGACTGGCCGAGATTGCCATGGAAGAGCATGTCGGCTTGCTCGCCTATTCGCCGCTGGCGCAGGGCGTGCTCTCAGGCAAATATCTGGGCGGCAAGAAGCCAGCAGGCTCGCGCGGCGAAATGTTCGGGCGTCTGGGCCGGTATGAAACGCCATCCGCCGAGCCGGCCCTGCGCGCCTATCTGGAACTGGCGCAAGAGCTGAATGTCGATCCTGTCATTCTGGCCATGCAGTTCGTCACCTCACGCCCGTGGGTGACGAGCAACATCTTTGGCGCATCGAACGATGATCAGCTCGACACCATCTTTGCGTCACTGGATTTTGAGTACACGGACGACATTCACGCAAAGGTGAATGAGATCCATGCGCGGTATCCCAATCCGTGCCCATGA
- the purH gene encoding bifunctional phosphoribosylaminoimidazolecarboxamide formyltransferase/IMP cyclohydrolase: protein MSSSADRLPIRRALLSVSDKTGLIEFAHVLANAGVTLLSTGGTAKAIRDAGLDVTDVSDVTGFPEIMDGRVKTLHPGVHGGLLADRSKPDHVEAMNAHGIEGIDLLVVNLYPFEETLAKGAPADDIIENIDIGGPAMIRAASKNHAHVAVVTDTEDYDLITAALAAGGTTMDERRKLAGIAYARTAAYDSAISTWFASLEEDMPRRVTVAGTLKQTMRYGENPHQSAAFYVTGDQRPGVASARQLQGKELSYNNINDADAAIELVSEFNGGPAVAIIKHANPCGVATGKDFTSAYTTALACDPVSAFGGIIALNGTLDAPTAEEIVKIFTEIVIAPDATDEAVEVFARKKNLRLLLTGGLPDPRTAAMTIKPVAGGFLYQARDAGHVAKEDLRVVTERTPTAQELDDMLFAFTVAKHVKSNAIVYAKNSATVGIGAGQMSRLDSTRIAVRKSADAAEAMGQSTPLVQGSVVASDAFFPFADGLISAAEAGATAVIQPGGSVRDQEVIDAANERGLAMVFTGMRHFRH, encoded by the coding sequence GTGTCATCGTCCGCTGATCGCCTGCCCATTCGCCGTGCCCTCCTCTCCGTCTCGGACAAGACAGGGCTGATCGAATTCGCCCACGTCCTCGCCAACGCCGGCGTCACGCTATTGTCGACGGGCGGTACCGCCAAGGCGATCCGCGACGCAGGGCTCGACGTCACGGATGTGTCCGACGTTACCGGCTTCCCCGAGATCATGGATGGTCGGGTAAAAACGCTGCATCCCGGCGTACACGGCGGATTGCTGGCCGATCGGTCAAAGCCCGACCACGTCGAGGCGATGAACGCGCATGGTATTGAGGGCATCGACCTCCTTGTGGTCAACCTCTACCCCTTCGAGGAGACCCTGGCCAAAGGCGCGCCCGCCGACGACATCATCGAGAATATCGATATTGGCGGTCCGGCCATGATCCGCGCCGCATCGAAAAACCACGCCCATGTGGCTGTGGTGACGGACACGGAAGATTACGACCTGATCACCGCGGCGCTGGCCGCTGGTGGCACGACGATGGATGAGCGCCGGAAACTTGCAGGCATCGCCTACGCCCGGACCGCCGCCTATGACAGCGCCATCTCGACCTGGTTCGCCTCCCTCGAAGAAGACATGCCGCGCCGTGTGACCGTGGCGGGCACCCTGAAACAGACAATGCGGTACGGGGAGAATCCTCACCAGTCCGCCGCCTTCTACGTCACCGGCGATCAGCGCCCCGGCGTCGCCTCAGCCCGGCAATTGCAGGGCAAGGAGCTCAGCTACAACAACATCAACGATGCCGATGCGGCGATCGAGCTTGTGTCGGAATTCAATGGCGGTCCGGCGGTAGCGATCATCAAGCACGCCAACCCCTGCGGCGTGGCGACGGGCAAGGATTTCACCTCCGCCTACACGACCGCCCTGGCCTGTGACCCTGTTTCCGCCTTTGGCGGCATCATTGCGCTGAACGGCACGCTCGACGCGCCGACCGCAGAAGAGATCGTAAAAATCTTCACCGAGATCGTGATCGCTCCCGATGCCACCGATGAAGCTGTTGAAGTCTTCGCCCGGAAGAAAAACCTGCGGCTCCTCCTGACCGGCGGCCTGCCCGACCCGCGGACCGCGGCCATGACGATCAAGCCAGTGGCAGGCGGCTTCCTGTATCAGGCGCGTGATGCCGGCCACGTGGCCAAGGAAGACCTGCGGGTCGTCACCGAGCGCACGCCCACCGCGCAGGAACTGGACGATATGCTGTTCGCGTTCACGGTCGCCAAGCACGTCAAATCCAACGCCATTGTCTACGCCAAGAACAGCGCCACCGTGGGCATCGGCGCCGGACAGATGAGCAGGCTCGATTCCACTCGAATTGCCGTTCGCAAGTCCGCCGATGCAGCCGAAGCCATGGGCCAGTCGACACCCCTCGTTCAGGGATCGGTCGTGGCGTCCGACGCGTTCTTTCCTTTTGCGGACGGGCTGATTTCAGCTGCGGAAGCCGGCGCAACAGCCGTAATACAGCCTGGCGGTTCAGTCAGGGATCAGGAGGTCATCGACGCTGCCAATGAGCGCGGACTGGCCATGGTCTTCACCGGCATGCGGCACTTCCGTCATTAA
- a CDS encoding heparinase II/III family protein, which translates to MPLRVLHQPEQSSRPAEPLIAACAKLAPKAAAWGNSDAGWWHFERFDWLPACAALPHGDAVRCAQQFMTAWLEQSGQYRPRAWSRRITAARLFTLLQYLPILQQGRDAPWREAILDTIARQGRHLRRMEKRRGDSDPSFLDVSVTRSLVALCMPEDRGIGVPGGHVLDTSLTRLAGGHLPLDWRVAEDALTSLNLLDALQNAYIARRLSPPAPLAEARKVARLYVGGLMDAPDRFAALPCGHDGDRQKLQRLHLLRREEADGLLAGLGLRRLQQGKLLVHADLGHDDAGDFGAGSFSLTDGDERVVINCGAPSSFAAAVTPAMAKWRSALLSVPATSTLDEMADTPARGKLQSSDEGSVLTMTRRHGGAFHQRRLWLAPSGDNVRGEDVCRNPAKDALYRFHLPAGATVTRLDDKLTVDIRLATGKLWRFATGSARVDVAESVDATRDGIVEPSHQIELYPEREGVRWAFTRQD; encoded by the coding sequence TTGCCGCTCCGAGTTCTCCATCAACCGGAGCAGTCCAGCCGCCCGGCTGAACCGCTGATTGCGGCTTGCGCCAAACTCGCGCCGAAAGCCGCCGCCTGGGGCAACAGTGACGCGGGATGGTGGCATTTCGAGCGGTTCGACTGGCTCCCCGCCTGCGCCGCCCTTCCCCATGGTGACGCCGTGCGCTGCGCCCAGCAATTCATGACGGCATGGCTGGAGCAGTCTGGCCAATATCGCCCCCGCGCCTGGTCACGGCGGATTACGGCAGCGCGACTGTTCACGCTGCTACAATATTTGCCGATCCTGCAGCAGGGCCGTGACGCACCGTGGCGGGAAGCGATACTCGATACAATCGCGCGTCAGGGGCGCCATTTGCGACGCATGGAAAAGCGGCGCGGCGACAGCGATCCCTCCTTTCTCGATGTCAGCGTCACCCGCAGTCTCGTGGCGTTGTGTATGCCCGAAGACCGCGGCATCGGTGTGCCGGGCGGACATGTGCTCGACACCAGCCTGACACGGTTGGCGGGCGGCCATCTGCCGCTCGACTGGCGCGTGGCTGAAGACGCCCTGACCAGCCTCAATCTGCTGGATGCCTTGCAGAATGCCTATATTGCCCGCCGATTGTCGCCGCCGGCGCCTCTCGCGGAAGCGCGCAAAGTCGCCCGCCTGTATGTTGGCGGGCTGATGGATGCGCCGGATCGTTTCGCCGCCCTGCCGTGCGGCCACGACGGCGACCGCCAGAAGCTTCAGCGCCTGCACCTTCTCCGCCGCGAAGAGGCGGACGGTCTGCTGGCAGGTCTCGGACTGCGGCGCCTGCAGCAGGGAAAACTTCTGGTGCACGCGGATCTCGGGCATGACGACGCAGGCGATTTTGGCGCCGGCAGTTTCAGTCTGACTGATGGCGACGAGCGGGTCGTGATCAATTGCGGGGCACCGTCCTCTTTCGCCGCCGCCGTCACTCCGGCCATGGCCAAATGGCGATCTGCCCTTTTGTCCGTTCCCGCGACCAGCACGCTAGATGAGATGGCGGACACGCCCGCGCGCGGAAAATTGCAGAGCAGCGATGAGGGCAGTGTCCTGACGATGACGCGACGGCACGGCGGCGCCTTTCATCAGCGCCGGCTCTGGCTCGCTCCCTCTGGCGACAATGTTCGCGGAGAAGATGTCTGCCGCAATCCTGCCAAGGATGCCCTTTATCGCTTCCATCTGCCGGCAGGTGCCACGGTCACGCGGCTTGACGACAAGTTGACCGTAGACATAAGGCTTGCGACCGGCAAATTATGGCGCTTTGCTACGGGAAGCGCCCGGGTGGACGTTGCAGAGAGCGTGGATGCGACGCGGGATGGCATTGTAGAGCCGTCGCATCAGATCGAGCTGTACCCTGAACGGGAGGGTGTGCGATGGGCCTTTACCCGGCAGGATTGA